In one window of Musa acuminata AAA Group cultivar baxijiao chromosome BXJ3-2, Cavendish_Baxijiao_AAA, whole genome shotgun sequence DNA:
- the LOC135631190 gene encoding B3 domain-containing protein Os02g0683500-like has protein sequence MELTRRKHWKHAPFAPSSSSLSQSSSSAPFRWSDGSSGSGDDDLVEKEHMFDKVVTPSDVGKLNRLVIPKQHAERYFPLDASATQRGLLLSFEDRNGNSWRFRYSYWNSSQSFVMTKGWSRFVKEKRLAAGDTVSFGRGVGESGRDRLYIDWKRRPERLHPFPVPRIPLPGVTFARSVGPTGGHLYMLPATTTVYGHHGQGYGYNIASMTALEEQFLYFPPPVTGRPPIEVQPGGGGGLSMVLDPVPVAHSHATARHVRLFGVNLVCPDAEDDGGVRGVTSSILLQSQQDSALPLLSLPLQQDTLVPSSSMIKEQQSPSDLDL, from the coding sequence ATGGAGTTGACTCGCAGAAAACACTGGAAACATGCTCCTTTTgcgccttcctcttcctccttgtcGCAGTCCTCGTCCTCTGCTCCTTTCAGGTGGAGCGATGGCTCATCTGGCAGCGGCGATGACGATTTGGTAGAGAAGGAGCACATGTTCGACAAGGTGGTGACGCCGAGCGACGTCGGCAAGCTGAACCGGCTGGTTATCCCCAAGCAGCACGCCGAGAGGTACTTCCCGCTGGACGCGTCGGCCACCCAGAGAGGGCTGTTGCTCAGCTTCGAGGACCGCAACGGCAACTCGTGGCGCTTCCGGTACTCCTACTGGAACAGCAGCCAGAGCTTCGTGATGACCAAGGGGTGGAGCCGCTTCGTCAAGGAGAAGCGGCTAGCCGCTGGGGACACCGTCTCGTTTGGCCGCGGTGTCGGCGAGTCCGGACGCGACCGGCTTTACATTGATTGGAAGCGGCGGCCTGAGAGACTTCACCCATTCCCAGTGCCACGAATCCCTCTCCCTGGAGTAACCTTTGCGAGGTCGGTCGGACCAACGGGCGGACACCTCTACATGCTACCTGCGACGACGACGGTGTACGGCCACCACGGCCAGGGTTACGGCTACAATATCGCAAGCATGACTGCTTTGGAGGAGCAGTTTCTTTACTTCCCACCTCCAGTGACCGGTCGGCCGCCGATCGAGGTGCAACCTGGTGGCGGTGGTGGCCTGTCGATGGTTCTTGATCCGGTGCCCGTCGCCCACAGCCATGCCACGGCCAGGCACGTCAGGCTGTTCGGGGTGAACCTCGTGTGCCCCGACGCAGAAGACGATGGCGGCGTCCGCGGAGTTACATCATCGATCTTGCTACAGTCGCAACAAGATTCCGCGCTCCCTCTCCTCTCACTCCCGCTGCAGCAGGACACATTAGTTCCGTCCTCGTCGATGATCAAGGAGCAGCAGTCGCCGTCGGATCTCGACTTATGA